The Bifidobacterium bifidum ATCC 29521 = JCM 1255 = DSM 20456 region GCTGGCGGGGGCAAGTGGCGCCGCGAGATGATGACAAATGTCACGGGTGCGCGGCCAAGTCGTGACGTTTGCAGGTGGCGATCGCCGACACTTTCTTGGGATGATGTAATCATCAAAGAAAGGAGCGGCTATGGCAACCGACAACACAGCCCCCGGACGCGATGTGGCACCCGACGCAGTACCGGCCGTGCATGTCAGTCAACTGGTCAAACGCTACGGTGACATGGTGGCGCTCGACTATTTCGACCTCGACGTGACGCAAGGCGAGATCTTCGGCCTGCTCGGGCCGAACGGCTCCGGCAAGACCACGGCGATCAACTGCATCCTCGCGCTGCTCACCTACGATTCGGGCACGATCCGCGTACTCGGCCAGCCGATGACGCCGACCTCATACGCGCTGAAACGGCGCATCGGCATCGTGCCGCAGAACGTGGCCGTATTCAACGAACTGACCGTCACGGAAAACATCGACTACTTCTGCTCGCTGTACGTGCCGAAGAAAACTGACCGCGCGCCGCTGGTCGAGGAGTCCATCGAATTCGTCGGACTCCAGGACTTCCGCAAGTTCCGGCCCGGCAAACTGTCCGGCGGTCTGCTGCGACGCCTGAACATCGCCTGCGGCATCGCGCACAAGCCTGACCTGATCTTCTTCGACGAACCCACGGTCGCTGTCGACCCGCAAAGCCGCAATTCGATTCTGGAAGGCATCCAGCGGCTCAACCAGGCCGGCGCCACAGTGATCTACACCAGCCATTACATGGAGGAGGTCGAGCAGATCTGCGACCGCATCCTCATCATGGACCACGGCCGGCACCTGGCGCTCGGCACCTCCGACGAACTTAAGAGCATGATCGATACCGGCGAGCGCATCACCATCGAAACGCTCGATCTGGCGGATTCGGCGATGGCTGAGGTCCGTGCGCTGCCGTGCGTAATCGAAGCCACCTACGACGGCAAGGAACTCGACGTGCGATGCCGGCGCGGCGAACACAACCTGACCGACGTGCTCGACGCGGTGAAACGCTCCGGCGCCAACATCGGCCACCTGACCAGTCGCCCGCCCACCCTCAACGACGTGTTCCTCGAACTCACCGGCAAGGCACTGAGGGACTGACCATCTTGCCCCTGCTGGCGGGGCTCCCGCGAAGCGAGTGGGGGTGGCCTTGCAACAACCACCCTCAGTCGGCTTCGCCGACAGCTCCCGCCAGCGGGAGCAGGTAAGGAGACATCATGTGGACCACATTTTTGGTCGCATTGAAAGCGAACCTGCGCAATCGTCAGGCACTGTTCTGGATGATTGTGTTTCCGATCGTGCTGGCAACCATGTTCAACGGGTTCTTCGGCGGACTGTCCGAGGGATACGAGCTCAGACCGATACCAATGGCCGTCGTCGAAGATAGCCGCTGGCAGCAGGCGGACGGAGCGCGTACGTTTGTGGATGCCTTGTCTGGAGAGACGGCCTCATCGTCGGAGTCTTTGGACGGCACGGCATACGCCGATATCAATCAGCAATTGCTGACCATCACCGCAGCCGACACCGTGCGGAAAGCCGAACAGCTGCTCGCCGATGGCACAGTCCGCGGCTACCTGGCTGCTGACGGCAACGGGCGTTTGGCGATAACCATCAGTCGGGAAACGGTGACCGCGGCCAATGACACCACAGGAAGCGTCGGACTGGATATCAGCCTATCGGCATTGCGCAGCGCCATCGACCTGTACAACCGCACCGACGCCGTCACCCGACAAACCATCGCCGACAATCCACAGGCTGCGCTCAGCCGCAACTTCTGGAATAGCATCGGGCAAAGCGTCGATGTGACTCACGAAACAACGCTCACGCATTTCCAGCCCAATGCCATCGCCAGATACTATTACGCGTTGCTGGCCATGTCCTGCATGATTGCCATGGGGTACTCAATCAGCACGGTCTCCACAGCACAAGCCAACCTGTCCGCATTGGGCATTCGCCGCACCGTGGCGCCATTGAGCCATGCCAGACAGCTTATTGCCGGTTTCCT contains the following coding sequences:
- a CDS encoding ABC transporter ATP-binding protein produces the protein MATDNTAPGRDVAPDAVPAVHVSQLVKRYGDMVALDYFDLDVTQGEIFGLLGPNGSGKTTAINCILALLTYDSGTIRVLGQPMTPTSYALKRRIGIVPQNVAVFNELTVTENIDYFCSLYVPKKTDRAPLVEESIEFVGLQDFRKFRPGKLSGGLLRRLNIACGIAHKPDLIFFDEPTVAVDPQSRNSILEGIQRLNQAGATVIYTSHYMEEVEQICDRILIMDHGRHLALGTSDELKSMIDTGERITIETLDLADSAMAEVRALPCVIEATYDGKELDVRCRRGEHNLTDVLDAVKRSGANIGHLTSRPPTLNDVFLELTGKALRD
- a CDS encoding ABC transporter permease, with the translated sequence MWTTFLVALKANLRNRQALFWMIVFPIVLATMFNGFFGGLSEGYELRPIPMAVVEDSRWQQADGARTFVDALSGETASSSESLDGTAYADINQQLLTITAADTVRKAEQLLADGTVRGYLAADGNGRLAITISRETVTAANDTTGSVGLDISLSALRSAIDLYNRTDAVTRQTIADNPQAALSRNFWNSIGQSVDVTHETTLTHFQPNAIARYYYALLAMSCMIAMGYSISTVSTAQANLSALGIRRTVAPLSHARQLIAGFLACWLCASVALLIALAYIRFICDISFGGREPVTVVAVIIAAFMTSSAGTLLGAVPKLSYDTKYGLSSGIACTLSLFTGLYGGFAMQISDWIARNAPILGTINPAQQVTNLFYDILYYDSYQPFITTCAILLAMSAVFLLAGIAMLRRQRYEHL